Proteins found in one Hippopotamus amphibius kiboko isolate mHipAmp2 chromosome 12, mHipAmp2.hap2, whole genome shotgun sequence genomic segment:
- the ZNF740 gene encoding zinc finger protein 740 isoform X1 has product MAQASLLACEGLAGVSLVPTAASKKMMLSQIASKQAENGERAGSPDVLRCSSQSHRKDSDKSRSRKDDDSLAEASHSKKTVKKVVVVEQNGSFQVKIPKNFVCEHCFGAFRSSYHLKRHILIHTGEKPFECDICDMRFIQKYHLERHKRVHSGEKPYQCERCHQGQKEEQWEEQTRAGSEKSGQVPLISFGEEQELWPWLF; this is encoded by the exons ATGGCTCAG GCAAGTCTCCTGGCTTGTGAAGGCCTAGCAGGTGTGAGTTTGGTTCCCACTGCAGCCAGCAAGAAGATGATGCTGAGCCAGATTGCCAGCAAGCAGGCCGAGAATGGAGAGCGGGCAGGTAGCCCTGATGTGCTGAGGTGCTCGAGTCAG AGCCACCGAAAAGACAGCGATAAGTCCCGGAGCCGCAAAGACGATGACAGCTTGGCTGAGGCCTCTCATTCGAAAAAGACTGTTAAAAAG GTGgtggtagtggaacaaaatggttcTTTTCAAGTAAAGATTCCCAAAAATTTTGTTTGTGAACACTGCTTTGGAGCCTTTAGGAGCAGTTACCACCTCAAGAGGCACATCCTTATTCATACTG GTGAGAAGCCATTTGAGTGTGACATCTGTGATATGCGCTTCATCCAGAAGTACCACCTGGAGCGTCACAAGCGTGTACACAGTGGGGAAAAGCCCTACCAGTGTGAACGCTGTCATCAG GGACAAAAGGAAGAACAGTGGGAGGAGCAGACAAGGGCTGGATCCGAGAAGAGTGGACAGGTACCTCTTATTTCTTTCGGGGAAGAGCAAGAGTTGTGGCCATGGCTATTTTAA
- the ZNF740 gene encoding zinc finger protein 740 isoform X5 has product MMLSQIASKQAENGERAGSPDVLRCSSQSHRKDSDKSRSRKDDDSLAEASHSKKTVKKVVVVEQNGSFQVKIPKNFVCEHCFGAFRSSYHLKRHILIHTGEKPFECDICDMRFIQKYHLERHKRVHSGEKPYQCERCHQGQKEEQWEEQTRAGSEKSGQVPLISFGEEQELWPWLF; this is encoded by the exons ATGATGCTGAGCCAGATTGCCAGCAAGCAGGCCGAGAATGGAGAGCGGGCAGGTAGCCCTGATGTGCTGAGGTGCTCGAGTCAG AGCCACCGAAAAGACAGCGATAAGTCCCGGAGCCGCAAAGACGATGACAGCTTGGCTGAGGCCTCTCATTCGAAAAAGACTGTTAAAAAG GTGgtggtagtggaacaaaatggttcTTTTCAAGTAAAGATTCCCAAAAATTTTGTTTGTGAACACTGCTTTGGAGCCTTTAGGAGCAGTTACCACCTCAAGAGGCACATCCTTATTCATACTG GTGAGAAGCCATTTGAGTGTGACATCTGTGATATGCGCTTCATCCAGAAGTACCACCTGGAGCGTCACAAGCGTGTACACAGTGGGGAAAAGCCCTACCAGTGTGAACGCTGTCATCAG GGACAAAAGGAAGAACAGTGGGAGGAGCAGACAAGGGCTGGATCCGAGAAGAGTGGACAGGTACCTCTTATTTCTTTCGGGGAAGAGCAAGAGTTGTGGCCATGGCTATTTTAA
- the ZNF740 gene encoding zinc finger protein 740 isoform X2: MKEASLLACEGLAGVSLVPTAASKKMMLSQIASKQAENGERAGSPDVLRCSSQSHRKDSDKSRSRKDDDSLAEASHSKKTVKKVVVVEQNGSFQVKIPKNFVCEHCFGAFRSSYHLKRHILIHTGEKPFECDICDMRFIQKYHLERHKRVHSGEKPYQCERCHQGQKEEQWEEQTRAGSEKSGQVPLISFGEEQELWPWLF, translated from the exons ATGAAGGAG GCAAGTCTCCTGGCTTGTGAAGGCCTAGCAGGTGTGAGTTTGGTTCCCACTGCAGCCAGCAAGAAGATGATGCTGAGCCAGATTGCCAGCAAGCAGGCCGAGAATGGAGAGCGGGCAGGTAGCCCTGATGTGCTGAGGTGCTCGAGTCAG AGCCACCGAAAAGACAGCGATAAGTCCCGGAGCCGCAAAGACGATGACAGCTTGGCTGAGGCCTCTCATTCGAAAAAGACTGTTAAAAAG GTGgtggtagtggaacaaaatggttcTTTTCAAGTAAAGATTCCCAAAAATTTTGTTTGTGAACACTGCTTTGGAGCCTTTAGGAGCAGTTACCACCTCAAGAGGCACATCCTTATTCATACTG GTGAGAAGCCATTTGAGTGTGACATCTGTGATATGCGCTTCATCCAGAAGTACCACCTGGAGCGTCACAAGCGTGTACACAGTGGGGAAAAGCCCTACCAGTGTGAACGCTGTCATCAG GGACAAAAGGAAGAACAGTGGGAGGAGCAGACAAGGGCTGGATCCGAGAAGAGTGGACAGGTACCTCTTATTTCTTTCGGGGAAGAGCAAGAGTTGTGGCCATGGCTATTTTAA
- the ZNF740 gene encoding zinc finger protein 740 isoform X3, whose protein sequence is MAQASLLACEGLAGVSLVPTAASKKMMLSQIASKQAENGERAGSPDVLRCSSQSHRKDSDKSRSRKDDDSLAEASHSKKTVKKVVVVEQNGSFQVKIPKNFVCEHCFGAFRSSYHLKRHILIHTGEKPFECDICDMRFIQKYHLERHKRVHSGEKPYQCERCHQGQKEEQWEEQTRAGSEKSGQEQPKTSPKLGNSC, encoded by the exons ATGGCTCAG GCAAGTCTCCTGGCTTGTGAAGGCCTAGCAGGTGTGAGTTTGGTTCCCACTGCAGCCAGCAAGAAGATGATGCTGAGCCAGATTGCCAGCAAGCAGGCCGAGAATGGAGAGCGGGCAGGTAGCCCTGATGTGCTGAGGTGCTCGAGTCAG AGCCACCGAAAAGACAGCGATAAGTCCCGGAGCCGCAAAGACGATGACAGCTTGGCTGAGGCCTCTCATTCGAAAAAGACTGTTAAAAAG GTGgtggtagtggaacaaaatggttcTTTTCAAGTAAAGATTCCCAAAAATTTTGTTTGTGAACACTGCTTTGGAGCCTTTAGGAGCAGTTACCACCTCAAGAGGCACATCCTTATTCATACTG GTGAGAAGCCATTTGAGTGTGACATCTGTGATATGCGCTTCATCCAGAAGTACCACCTGGAGCGTCACAAGCGTGTACACAGTGGGGAAAAGCCCTACCAGTGTGAACGCTGTCATCAG GGACAAAAGGAAGAACAGTGGGAGGAGCAGACAAGGGCTGGATCCGAGAAGAGTGGACAG GAACAACCCAAGACTAGCCCCAAGTTGGGTAACAGCTGTTGA
- the ZNF740 gene encoding zinc finger protein 740 isoform X4, whose amino-acid sequence MAQASLLACEGLAGVSLVPTAASKKMMLSQIASKQAENGERAGSPDVLRCSSQSHRKDSDKSRSRKDDDSLAEASHSKKTVKKVVVVEQNGSFQVKIPKNFVCEHCFGAFRSSYHLKRHILIHTGEKPFECDICDMRFIQKYHLERHKRVHSGEKPYQCERCHQCFSRTDRLLRHKRMCQGCQSKTSDGQFSL is encoded by the exons ATGGCTCAG GCAAGTCTCCTGGCTTGTGAAGGCCTAGCAGGTGTGAGTTTGGTTCCCACTGCAGCCAGCAAGAAGATGATGCTGAGCCAGATTGCCAGCAAGCAGGCCGAGAATGGAGAGCGGGCAGGTAGCCCTGATGTGCTGAGGTGCTCGAGTCAG AGCCACCGAAAAGACAGCGATAAGTCCCGGAGCCGCAAAGACGATGACAGCTTGGCTGAGGCCTCTCATTCGAAAAAGACTGTTAAAAAG GTGgtggtagtggaacaaaatggttcTTTTCAAGTAAAGATTCCCAAAAATTTTGTTTGTGAACACTGCTTTGGAGCCTTTAGGAGCAGTTACCACCTCAAGAGGCACATCCTTATTCATACTG GTGAGAAGCCATTTGAGTGTGACATCTGTGATATGCGCTTCATCCAGAAGTACCACCTGGAGCGTCACAAGCGTGTACACAGTGGGGAAAAGCCCTACCAGTGTGAACGCTGTCATCAG TGTTTTTCTCGGACAGATCGATTACTCAGACACAAACGGATGTGCCAAGGGTGCCAGTCCAAGACTTCCGACGGGCAGTTTTCTCTATAG